One segment of Candidatus Aegiribacteria sp. DNA contains the following:
- a CDS encoding ABC transporter substrate-binding protein, translating into MKKQISVKGAFLSIIFSIIIAGCGEKAEQVQTSEDPNIQEQVVDLSIEVTLLKVGHCMHDHHTAVFVSALRGERMSAIYGIYLEPLGESYYALIEEGQKVAEIEFVQSQGAINVPNNMIAGLFDIGFGGVIPFAASADQGSGIKIISPLHSRGDMLVVSIDNEEVNDWDSFVNWVNESEEPLIIGFKSPKAVALLIFESALTEAGIPWSMQGNPEPGSKILLFNAQGEPNLNPSLQNETIDAYVSNNPACAMAEHNGIGKCVAELSDLPPGDFLNHPCCAIAATETAIAEKPLEIAASLRLFAAATDYINDNPEDAAAVAAEWIGNPVEVEQVSMATSGYSMEVSLDWHENMVAILDNMRNLGAFTGPLSEKDDDANACFLYDFSLMPENLR; encoded by the coding sequence ATGAAAAAGCAGATCTCGGTCAAAGGTGCGTTCCTTTCAATAATATTTTCAATAATCATTGCAGGATGCGGTGAGAAGGCTGAACAGGTTCAGACTTCAGAGGATCCCAATATACAGGAGCAGGTAGTTGATCTTTCGATAGAGGTAACTCTTCTGAAAGTTGGTCATTGCATGCATGATCACCATACGGCTGTGTTTGTATCTGCTCTGCGTGGTGAACGAATGAGCGCGATTTACGGCATTTACCTTGAACCCCTTGGAGAAAGCTATTATGCCCTCATCGAGGAAGGGCAGAAAGTGGCTGAAATAGAATTTGTACAGTCACAGGGAGCCATTAACGTTCCCAACAATATGATCGCAGGACTGTTCGACATAGGTTTCGGTGGTGTGATTCCTTTTGCCGCGAGTGCTGACCAGGGAAGTGGGATCAAAATAATCAGCCCTCTTCACAGCAGGGGTGATATGCTTGTTGTATCAATCGATAATGAAGAGGTCAATGACTGGGACAGTTTCGTAAACTGGGTGAATGAAAGCGAAGAACCGCTTATCATAGGATTCAAAAGCCCGAAGGCTGTTGCTCTTCTGATATTTGAATCGGCGCTTACTGAGGCAGGAATTCCGTGGAGCATGCAGGGAAATCCCGAACCTGGTTCGAAAATTCTTCTTTTCAACGCACAGGGAGAACCCAACCTGAATCCATCACTTCAGAATGAAACCATAGATGCGTATGTATCGAATAACCCTGCCTGTGCAATGGCTGAGCATAATGGAATAGGAAAATGCGTTGCAGAGCTTTCAGACCTTCCTCCAGGAGATTTTCTCAATCATCCATGCTGCGCTATTGCGGCAACGGAAACAGCAATTGCTGAGAAACCACTGGAAATAGCGGCGTCTCTAAGACTGTTCGCGGCGGCAACAGACTATATCAATGACAATCCTGAGGATGCAGCTGCCGTAGCCGCAGAGTGGATCGGCAACCCCGTTGAAGTAGAACAGGTTTCAATGGCAACCAGCGGATACAGTATGGAAGTTTCTCTGGACTGGCACGAGAATATGGTTGCCATACTCGATAATATGAGAAATCTGGGAGCATTCACCGGTCCTCTTTCGGAGAAGGATGATGATGCGAACGCCTGCTTCCTCTATGATTTCTCCCTTATGCCGGAAAATCTGAGGTAG